One Rhinolophus sinicus isolate RSC01 linkage group LG06, ASM3656204v1, whole genome shotgun sequence DNA window includes the following coding sequences:
- the TMEM53 gene encoding transmembrane protein 53 — MLSAELDYTIEIPDQACGIQENSEGGKEAGTRQPLVILLGWGGCSDKNLAKYSAIYHKRGCIVIRYTAPWHMVFFSESLGIPSLRVLAQKLLELLFDYEIEKEPLLFHVFSNAGVMLYRYVLELLQTHRRFCHLRVVGTIFDSGPGDNNLVGALRALAAILEPRPAVLRLMLLLAFALVALLFHVLLAPLTALFHTHFYDRLLDAASRWPELYLYSRADEVVMARDVERMVEARLAHQVLVRSVDFVSSAHVSHFRDYPTYYTSLCVNFMRSCVQC, encoded by the exons AGAACAGCGAAGGCGGGAAGGAGGCTGGGACTCGGCAGCCTCTGGTGATTCTTTTGGGCTGGGGTGGCTGCTCTGACAAGAACCTTGCCAAGTACAGCGCCATCTACCACAAAAGG ggcTGCATCGTGATCCGATACACAGCCCCGTGGCACATGGTCTTCTTCTCCGAGTCCCTGGGCATCCCTTCACTTCGTGTTTTGGCCCAGAAGCTACTTGAGCTACTCTTTGATTACGAGATTGAGAAGGAGCCCCTGCTCTTCCATGTCTTCAGCAACGCTGGTGTCATGCTGTACCGATACGTGCTGGAGCTCCTGCAGACCCATCGGCGCTTCTGCCACCTGCGTGTGGTGGGCACCATCTTTGACAGCGGTCCTGGTGATAACAACCTGGTGGGGGCTCTGCGGGCCCTGGCAGCCATCCTGGAGCCCCGGCCTGCCGTGCTGCGCCTGATGCTCCTGCTGGCGTTCGCCCTGGTGGCGCTCCTGTTCCACGTCCTACTCGCTCCACTCACCGCCCTCTTCCACACCCACTTCTATGACAGGCTACTTGATGCAGCCTCTCGCTGGCCCGAGCTCTATCTCTACTCGAGGGCGGATGAGGTGGTCATGGCCAGGGACGTGGAACGCATGGTGGAGGCACGCCTGGCACACCAGGTCCTGGTGCGTTCTGTGGACTTTGTGTCCTCTGCACATGTCAGCCACTTCCGCGACTACCCTACTTACTATACGAGCCTGTGTGTCAACTTTATGCGTAGCTGTGTCCAGTGCTAG